GTCATCGCCGGGGCCACGCAGACCAGGGTCCATCTGCTCGACGGCCGCTCCTACGAGGCCGATCTCGTGGGTGCGGACCCGGATTTCGACCTTGCCGTGCTGCGCCTGGCTGGCGACGGCGAACTGCCCCAAGCCCAAGTGGCCGACTCCCAAGATCTGCTCATCGGCGAGACGGTCATCGCCATCGGCAACCCCTTCGGCTACTCGCACACCGTGACCACGGGCGTGATCTCGGCCGTGGGGCGCGCCATCCGCACCCGCGAGGGCGCGCACACCGACTTCATCCAGACCGACGCGGCCATCAACCCCGGCAACTCCGGCGGGCCGCTGGTCAACCTGCTGGGGCAGGTGGTGGGCATCAACACGGCCATCATCGCCCGGGCCGAGGGCATCGGCTTCGCCATCCCCATCCACAAGGCCACGCGCGTGGTCGGCGAACTTCTGGAGACCGGCCGCGTGGCCCACGTCTGGCTCGGCCTTTCCGGACAGGACGTGGATCAGGCCACGGCCAGCTATTTCGGCCTGCCCAGGCCCGAGGGCATGGTCATCACCGAGATATACCGGGATCTGCCCGCGGACAGGGCCGGGCTTTTGCCGGGCGACGTGGTGCTGCGCATGGGTGGCGTGACCATTGAGGATCATCTCCACTACCTGCAACTTCTGCGCACCCACACCAGGGGCGAGCGCGTGCGTCTGGAGACGCTACGCGACGGCGCGGTGCGCACCCAGGACATCGCCCTGGCCCCTTTCACCCGCGAGACGGCCGACGGACTGGCCGTGGCGCGCTGGGGCTTTTCCGTGGCCCGCTCCCCCGAGGCGCGCGGACTTCGCATCACCGAAGTGCGGCCCGACTCCCCGGCCGGACGGCTCGGCCTTCGGCCCGGCGACCACATCATCCAGGTCGGCGGCCTGCGACTGCAATCGGCGGACGACTGGCTGCGCGCCGTGGCGCTTTTCCGCATGCGTTCCGCGATCATGCTCCGGGTGGACCGCCAGGGGCGCTGGTACACGGTCCAGTTGAGCGTCTAGAACCATGCGCCGGGCAGTACTCTCCGACATCCACGGCAATCTCGGGGCCCTGCGCTCCGTGCTGCGCGACGTCGAACGCGCGGGCGCGGACGAGATCATCACCCTGGGCGACAACGTGGGCTACGGCCCCGATCCCGACGAGGTCGTGCAGGAACTCGCCGCGCGCGGCGCGACCTCCTGCCTTGGCAACCACGAGCAGGCGCTCCTTTTCACGGACGAGGCCATGAGCCTCAACCCCCATGCCCTGCACGCCCTGGAGCGCACGCGCGAGTTGCTCTCGCCCCAAAGCCTGGAGGAAATTTCGCGCATGCCGCGCGTGGTCATCCGGGGCGGGGCGCGTTTCGTGCATGGCGCGCCGCCCGACCTGGTCACGACCTATCTCTTCCAGTT
The sequence above is a segment of the Alkalidesulfovibrio alkalitolerans DSM 16529 genome. Coding sequences within it:
- a CDS encoding metallophosphoesterase family protein, producing the protein MRRAVLSDIHGNLGALRSVLRDVERAGADEIITLGDNVGYGPDPDEVVQELAARGATSCLGNHEQALLFTDEAMSLNPHALHALERTRELLSPQSLEEISRMPRVVIRGGARFVHGAPPDLVTTYLFQFSREGRLEELFGRFPEELCFCGHTHELRIFTFDGGEVRRYRPEPGVFHLAPDVRHIINCGSVGQPRDGDRRAKWVLWDHQARTVDFRFVEYDIDPVARRILARGLPRMYADRLYG
- a CDS encoding trypsin-like peptidase domain-containing protein; protein product: MRAILFLLTVLVLGPVLATVPRSASALAPQAGASLSPDNPRLTPVVQAVQAIAPSVVNITTVREGERTVSPFGQVPPGLAPFFEEFFGDMPRQRFRYESLGSGVIFDGRARLVLTNAHVIAGATQTRVHLLDGRSYEADLVGADPDFDLAVLRLAGDGELPQAQVADSQDLLIGETVIAIGNPFGYSHTVTTGVISAVGRAIRTREGAHTDFIQTDAAINPGNSGGPLVNLLGQVVGINTAIIARAEGIGFAIPIHKATRVVGELLETGRVAHVWLGLSGQDVDQATASYFGLPRPEGMVITEIYRDLPADRAGLLPGDVVLRMGGVTIEDHLHYLQLLRTHTRGERVRLETLRDGAVRTQDIALAPFTRETADGLAVARWGFSVARSPEARGLRITEVRPDSPAGRLGLRPGDHIIQVGGLRLQSADDWLRAVALFRMRSAIMLRVDRQGRWYTVQLSV